Within the Amycolatopsis solani genome, the region GCAGGATCGTGTTGCCCAGCACCAGGTTCGGCGCGACGAACCGGGCGACCTGGTAGCACGGGAAGTTCCACGGCATGACGCCGAGCAACGGCCCGATCGGCTCCTTCGTCAGCACCGCTTCGCCGCCGCGAATCGGGAGCGGCTCGTCGGCCAGCAGCTCCGGGCCGCGCTCGCCGTAGTAGCGGAAGATGTCGGCGACCACGCCCACCTCGCCGCGGCCTTCGTTGATCCGCTTCCCCATTTCGAGGGTCATGATCGCGGCCAGCTCGTCGGCCCGTTCGGCGAACAGCCCGGCGGCGCGGCGCACGATCGCCGCCCGTTCGGCGACCGGCCGGGCCCGCCAGCCCGCGTACCCGCGGTGCACCCGGCCGATGGCGGCGCGGACCTCCTCGTCGGTCGCGTTCGGGATCTCTTCGACCCGCTCCCCCGTCGCGGGATCGGTGACTGAGTACATGGCGGCCTCCGGGTCCGACGTGACTACTGCATACTGTATACACTATTGGACGACTGATCGACACCCGCGCGGCGGTACTCCCGCGCGCTTGATCGCCTATCGTTTTCCCATGACGCTGGAGATCACCGGCGGCCCCGATTTCGACGCACTGGCAACGGAAAGTGCTCGCTGGACCCGGCACTACGCGGACGGCGAGGTCACCTTCGGCTGCCCCGCGCGCACGCCGGAACGCACCCCGCGAGTCTGGAGCGGCCGCGGCCTCGGCCTGCCCGAAGCCGAGCTCCCCCGGTTCGCCCGGCAGCTCGCCCGCGTGCTGAAGCACCGGGCCTACTGGGAGGCCAGGATCCCGGGCGGTGCTCAGCGCTGGACCCCGGGCCGCTACGACGACGAAGACGACTTCGTCTACTTCCTCGGGCCGTGCACGCACGGTGACCCGTGGCCGGGGTACCGCCCGGCGGCCGCGTTCACCATCGCGCTCCCGCACGTGCGCGGGCTGCGCATCCGGGTGGCCGCATATCTGACGCGCGGTTCCGGCCCAACGCCGTGAAGGGGTCCTTCACGGCCTTCGACGCCGGACCGGCCGCGAGAGGTCGCGAATGACTCATTCGGGACCTCCGCGGTCCCCAATGAGTCATTCGCGACCTCCGTGGGCCGGCCGGATCCGCCAGGTCGTGCGCGCGGCAGCCGTCGCCGCCGTGGTCGGCGGTATACCGTCGACCGCACACACGCTGCTCACCGGCGGCGACGTCCTCGCCGCTACCCGAGCCGCCGGCACGCTCGTCCCAGGACGGCGCGACCGGCCCGGCGTCGCCGCCGGGCTGGTCGCGCACCTGCTGATCTCCGCCGGGTGGACCGGCGTCCTCGCCTCGGCCCGCTGCCGCGGCGTCACCCGCGGGGCGGTGGCCGGGCTGGCGATCGCCGTACTCGACCTCGGCGTCGCAGCCCGGGCCTACCCCGCCGTGCGGGCGCTTCCCCGCACGCCGCAGCTGGCCGATCACCTGGTGTTCGGAGCCGTCGCCGGCGCCCTGCTCGACCGTCCACACCGGACGGATCAGGGCACGACCTCGACCACGTCACCCGGGTGCAAGGAGTTGTAGAACGTCACCGCGGCCGCGTGCGAAAGGTGCACGCACCCGTGCGACTTCACCTTCAGGCTGCCCTGGTGGAAAGCGACTCCGGTGGTGGTGAAGAACACCGAGTACGGCATCGGCCCGTTGTACTGCTTGCTGTAGTGGTCGATGTCCTTGTACTGCACGTGGAACTTCCCCAGCGGGGTCGGGTACTTCGGCAGCCCGACGGTGATCGGGACGCCGCCGTAGGTGACGTTCCCGGCGCCGTCCGTCAGCCACGCCGTATTCGAACTGCGCTGGACGCAGGCCTTCGCGTCGGCACCGCACGGCGTCGACGCCGCTTCGGCCGTGCCCGCGAACGCCACGGTCCCCGCCATCGCGGCGACCCCGCCCAGTAGTGCGATCATCCTCCGGTTCATCGCGCGCCTCCCGTTGTCGTTCGGCTACAGGAGGTAAGGTGCCCCGTTTCTGGATCTTCGAACCACTCAGTTCCGCGGCTGGGAAAGCTGCAGGAATTCCTGCTGTTCGCGGTCGTACCGCTGGGTCAGGCCGTTCCCGTAGCGGTCCCACCAGTTCTGCGTGTGCCCGCCCTGGCGGGTGGTCGTGTCGCCGTAGACCTGGCGGTCGTATTCGACACGGGCGTCGCGGAACTCCTGCTGGAACTGCTCGGGGGTCAGGCCCTGCACGTGCTGGATCGCCGTGTCGCTCAGCGTCCGCGAGCTGCGCACGATGTCGTCGCCACCCATGTGGTTGATGATCGCGCGCACGCCGCCGGCCCCGCGCATGTGCGCGCCCGACATGATCGCGGCCTGGGTGCCCGGATCGGTGAAGTTGAGCGCGCCCGCCGTGCGCGCGTTCGCCGTCATCAGGTCCGAGACGACGGCGCGTTCCTCGGCGCTGCCGATGCCGTACTGCTCGCGCGCGGCGATGATCCGGTCGTAACCGTTGTGCATGTTCTGCCGGAAGCCGTACGCCTCGGGCACGCCGCCCTGCTCGCCGGTCGCGCCCTCCGAGCGCATGATCGAGTCGACCACCCGCGGGTCCAGCTGCTGCGGCGCCGCCGCGGCCGCCGCTCCCCCGCCGCCGGCCTGGGCCTGGCCACCGCCGTAGGCCTGCGCGACGTCGGAGTCGGCCGCGTTGTAGCGGTTCGCGGCCGTCTGGACGTTCTGGTTGACGTTCGTGATCAAGCTCAGGAACTTCTGCAGCGCGCTGCCGAGCGAGGAGTGCAGCGCCGAATTCGCGGCCGCCACCCCGCTCCCGATCCCGGCGAACGACAACGCGTCGAGCACCAGGCCCTCCAGGTCACGGGTGACCGAATGGAAGGACGACCCGACCTCCTCGACCGCCTTGGCGACCGTCCCCATTTCCGTGGTTTCGGCGCGGTAGGCCCCGGCACTCATGATCTGCTCCCTCCGGACACCGGCTGTGCGGGTCGAGAATTCCGCACCGCGCGGCACCGCCCAACGGCCGAATTACCCACTGCCCTACCGGCGGGAGTGCCCACTCCGGCGCTAGAGTCGGGAGATGACCGAACGCGACGGCGACCCGAACGTCCTGGACGGCGAGATCGTCGACGAAACCCCCACCGCGGCCATCGCGGTGCCCGCGGCGCCCTTGCCGGAGCCGGACTACAGCGAGGGCGGCGTGCCCAGCTTCGACTTCGTCCGCGACAAGATCGAGAACCGGTACACGACGTCGGTCGGCGCGACCGAGGTCGCCGGGCTCGGCACCGACACCACCGCGGACGCCCTAGACAAGCAGATCGCCGACCGCGACCAGGCCGCCAAGGACCGGCTGGCCGAGATCCGGCGCTCGATGCGCGGCGAGTAGCGCTCAGCCGGCCACCAGGCCGCCGGTGCGGTGCGGCGCGCTGCCGGACGCCGGGATCCGGGTCGGGCCGCAGGAGCTGAGGCGCGTCGCCGCACAGCCGATACCGCACTGATCCTCGCCCACCGCCACGAAAAACACGCGCCTCGACGACGTCAGCCGGGTAGCCACCGCATTTCCGTCGGCTGGTACGCGGCGATCGCCGCCAGCCGGTGCGGGAACAGCGGAACCCTCCCGGCCAGCCCGGTGAGCCGGATCACCCGCTCCACCGCACCGCCCGGAGCAGCGATCAGGCAGCCCGAAATCCCGCGCTCCTGGCACAGCTCGAACGCCCGCAGCAAACCACGGATTCCGCGGACGGAAAGGAATTCCAGCTCCCCCAGGTCGAGTACGAGCAGGTGCGGCCCCGGCAATTCGCAGATGGTGGCCTCGATCACCGTCGTCCACTGCAGGACCGTGTCGATGTCGAGCTCGCCACGCACTTCGACGACCAGCACGCCACTGGTCCGTTCGGGGGCGATCCTGTTTTGGTCGCGCATCGCGCGCCTCCTCGGAGCCGTGTCGGAGGCCGGCCCCGGACCATCGTCCCACCGCGCCCCGGCCACAGCGCGCCGAGGCGGGGAACTGTTCCCACGACGGGCTTTTCCCGGCGTACGGGCGAACCCGGCACCGCCGTCCGGGCTAATGTCCACTATGGACTGCAAGCCGGGTCAGCCACTCCCGCAGCAGCGCCGCCTCGCTCGCGCTCAGGCCCGGCGGCGCCGACCCGCCGAGCAACGCACCCAGCGCGGTCGCCGCCGCGGCCACGCCGGCCGGTGGCTCCGGCGGCTCCCCGGCGAGGATGCCGGCCAGGACGCTTTCCCGGACGCGGACGGCGAACGCGAGGTCCGGGTAGAGCGACGGCCGGGTGATCAGCGACAGCGCCACCCCCGCGTTGGCCGCCATCACCATCTGCGCCGCGAGCGGCGGCGGCAGCTTGAGGCGGCCGGCGGCCGCGCAGCGTTCCAGGACCTCGAGCAGCAGGCCGTGCGCCTCCGCGGCGGCACCCGGCGGCGTCGAGAGGCCCGCGTACATCAGGCGGTAGTGGTGGGGGTGCGCGAGCGCGAACGAGACGTGGTTGTCCCACCCGTCGCGCAGGTCACGCACCGGGTCGGCGGAGGGCACCGCGGCCCGCTTGCCGGCGAGGTAGCGCTCGAAGCCGTGGTCGACGACGGCGGCGAGCAGCCCGTCCTTGCCCCCGAACTGCCGGTACAGGGCGGGCGCGCCGACCCCGGCGGCCTCGCAGACGGCCCGCGTGGAGACGTCCGCCGACCGCGAGAGCAGGTCGGCCGCCGCTGTCAGGATCCGCGTTCTCTGGTCCACGCACAGCGACGCTACCAGGCACTATCACCGATATCAATCGGGCGGTATCATCGTTTCGGTGACGTCAGGCTTCCGTAATGCCGACGTGGAATCATCAGTGGTCCGCGGAAGTTGTACATCGCGGAAGCACCGCACGAGGAGAAGGAGTGACGCCGTGACCACGTCAACCGAAAGGGCCGTCCTGGCCGGCGGCTGCTTCTGGGGCATGCAGGAGCTGTTCCGCCGTCAGCCCGGGGTGATTTCGACCCGGGTCGGTTACAGCGGCGGCGACGTCCCCCACGCCACCTACCGCAACCACGGCACGCACGCCGAGGCCATCGAGGTGGTCTACGACCCCGCGCAGACCACGTTCCGCGACCTGCTCGAGTTCTTCTTCCAGGTGCACGACCCGACGACGAAGAACCGCCAGGGCAACGACATCGGCCTGAGCTACCGCTCGGCGATCTACTTCGAGAACGACGAGCAGAAGCGGATCGCCGAGGACACCATCGCCGACGTCGACGCGTCGGGGCTGTGGCCGGGCAAGGTCGTCACCGAAGTCCGCCCGGTGGGCGATTTCTGGGAGGCCGAGCCGGAGCACCAGGACTACCTGCAGCGCATTCCGAACGGGTACACCTGCCACTTCGTGCGCCCGGGCTGGAAGCTCCCGAAGCGCGAGAAGACCGCCTGACGGTTCACCCGGCATCGAATGGCCCCTCCGCCGATCTCGGCGGAGGGGCCATTTGCCGTTTCAGACCGGAAAAGATCACCCGAACGGCGGTGATCCGCCATCAGTCCTCAGTGGACGATCGGCGGATCGAATCCCAATGGCGAGAAATGTCCTTTTTGGGAAATATTGCGTCCGGTAGATAAGACCGTACGTTAGTCGCTTGTTCACGAGCCTTCGGCGCCGGATCCTGATTTCCGCCAAGCAGCACCGTTTTTCCCGTCCCCCGTTCTCGGCCCGGCCTGCACCGGGCCGGTTCGCCCTGCCCGGAGGAGATCCTTCGATGCACCTGAGACGTCCCATCGTCTTGGCCGCGAGCGGCGCGCTGATAGCCGCGATGTGCACGACCACCGCCGCCCAGGCCCAGCCCGCCGCC harbors:
- a CDS encoding L,D-transpeptidase; amino-acid sequence: MNRRMIALLGGVAAMAGTVAFAGTAEAASTPCGADAKACVQRSSNTAWLTDGAGNVTYGGVPITVGLPKYPTPLGKFHVQYKDIDHYSKQYNGPMPYSVFFTTTGVAFHQGSLKVKSHGCVHLSHAAAVTFYNSLHPGDVVEVVP
- a CDS encoding STAS domain-containing protein, whose translation is MRDQNRIAPERTSGVLVVEVRGELDIDTVLQWTTVIEATICELPGPHLLVLDLGELEFLSVRGIRGLLRAFELCQERGISGCLIAAPGGAVERVIRLTGLAGRVPLFPHRLAAIAAYQPTEMRWLPG
- a CDS encoding TetR/AcrR family transcriptional regulator encodes the protein MDQRTRILTAAADLLSRSADVSTRAVCEAAGVGAPALYRQFGGKDGLLAAVVDHGFERYLAGKRAAVPSADPVRDLRDGWDNHVSFALAHPHHYRLMYAGLSTPPGAAAEAHGLLLEVLERCAAAGRLKLPPPLAAQMVMAANAGVALSLITRPSLYPDLAFAVRVRESVLAGILAGEPPEPPAGVAAAATALGALLGGSAPPGLSASEAALLREWLTRLAVHSGH
- the msrA gene encoding peptide-methionine (S)-S-oxide reductase MsrA — its product is MTTSTERAVLAGGCFWGMQELFRRQPGVISTRVGYSGGDVPHATYRNHGTHAEAIEVVYDPAQTTFRDLLEFFFQVHDPTTKNRQGNDIGLSYRSAIYFENDEQKRIAEDTIADVDASGLWPGKVVTEVRPVGDFWEAEPEHQDYLQRIPNGYTCHFVRPGWKLPKREKTA